The following are from one region of the Ruficoccus sp. ZRK36 genome:
- a CDS encoding chloride channel protein: protein MSKRGVTPANEPTVSVCTFPALRTYLRWRYLLAGVLAAVACGVIGAVFTWMLSGVEHAAYGFTTGSFAEAITRVEVQRRFIVVCAAGVFVAVAWYLLRRFGPSIPSVAQLYQGKKIPFIWMAADTTLQVINVAFGGSIGREGAPRQASALATAQAGARLGLDTAQCRLLTACAAGAGLAAIYNVPLGGTIFTLEIMIGCRVLWASRKSFLPVVVSALAVSWLATLVARMAVPDRPAYLVHWTTTEPLLLVVALVVGPLAGVAGYGFGRIVERTSKSAPQGRSILWTMPLCYLLLAALAIPFPLILGNGHALAENLVRREVPLAMVAMLVFAKPIATLLTVRAGATGGKLTPSLSTGAALGAVMAAGCALLFPVHAGMVALLGAGAFLAGSLRAPLTAGVLIIELSGARPDMWPMVALAVAGSWAVSAALKHKKHRQDERRDPHCLE from the coding sequence ATGAGTAAACGCGGCGTAACCCCGGCGAATGAGCCCACGGTATCCGTGTGCACGTTTCCGGCTCTGCGCACATACCTGCGGTGGCGCTATTTGCTCGCAGGCGTGCTTGCCGCCGTCGCCTGTGGAGTGATTGGGGCGGTGTTTACGTGGATGCTAAGCGGGGTAGAGCACGCGGCCTACGGGTTTACAACGGGTTCCTTCGCCGAGGCGATCACGCGGGTCGAGGTGCAGCGGCGCTTCATCGTGGTGTGCGCTGCCGGGGTGTTTGTAGCCGTCGCCTGGTATCTGCTGCGCCGCTTCGGCCCCTCCATCCCCTCGGTCGCTCAGCTCTATCAGGGTAAAAAGATCCCCTTCATCTGGATGGCTGCCGACACCACGCTGCAGGTGATCAATGTCGCCTTTGGGGGCTCTATCGGCCGTGAGGGTGCTCCGCGCCAGGCGAGCGCGCTGGCTACTGCGCAGGCGGGGGCGCGGCTGGGCCTGGACACGGCGCAATGCCGCCTGTTGACGGCCTGCGCGGCAGGCGCAGGGCTGGCTGCGATTTATAATGTCCCGCTGGGCGGTACAATATTTACGCTGGAGATCATGATCGGCTGTCGCGTCCTGTGGGCCTCGAGGAAGTCGTTTTTGCCCGTGGTGGTATCCGCGCTGGCCGTGAGTTGGCTGGCCACGCTGGTGGCGAGAATGGCGGTGCCGGATCGCCCCGCGTACCTCGTGCACTGGACTACGACGGAGCCCCTGCTGCTGGTAGTTGCGCTGGTGGTTGGTCCTTTGGCCGGGGTGGCAGGCTACGGCTTTGGGCGCATCGTTGAGCGTACGAGTAAAAGCGCTCCGCAGGGACGCTCCATCCTGTGGACGATGCCGTTGTGCTACCTGCTGCTGGCCGCGCTGGCGATACCCTTTCCGCTGATCCTCGGTAACGGCCACGCACTGGCTGAGAACCTCGTACGCCGGGAGGTGCCGCTGGCTATGGTCGCCATGCTTGTGTTTGCTAAACCCATCGCCACGCTGCTCACGGTTCGCGCCGGGGCTACGGGCGGTAAGCTGACGCCCTCGCTATCGACCGGGGCTGCGCTGGGGGCCGTGATGGCGGCTGGCTGCGCACTGCTTTTCCCGGTGCATGCCGGTATGGTCGCGCTGCTCGGTGCGGGCGCGTTTCTGGCCGGCTCACTCAGAGCACCGCTGACGGCAGGCGTCCTGATCATCGAGCTGAGCGGAGCCCGCCCTGATATGTGGCCGATGGTTGCGCTGGCTGTAGCCGGTAGCTGGGCCGTGAGTGCAGCGCTGAAGCATAAAAAGCACCGGCAAGACGAGCGGCGCGATCCTCACTGCCTGGAGTAG
- the alaS gene encoding alanine--tRNA ligase: MTSAELRQSFLDFFASKEHTVVPSAPLMPSSPNLLFTNAGMNQFVPYFLGEQKAPYHRACDTQKCIRAGGKHNDLEDVGFDTYHHTFFEMLGNWSFGDYFKREAIEWAWELLTYVWGLPKERLYATVYRPDDGDPAEFDQEAYDIWKEVFEADGMDPKKHIRTGGKKDNFWMMGDTGPCGPCSEIHIDLTPKGDTGGELVNADSPYCIEIWNLVFMQFNAEPDGSFKSLSATHVDTGMGFERVAGIFATTDGFKDFTKPPSNYDSDLFGDLFHHISNASGRTYTATVPANRDDLSAQEMTDVIFRVLGDHIRTLSFSIADGILPGNEGRNYVLRRILRRAVMFGKRINLPKGFFANLVQPLVTKMSPFFPELEEQQEVILKVIRQEEQAFERTLDRGLQLFDKFTLDGTGITGEQAFILYDTYGFPLDLTQIIARERGLDVDCAGFESQMEQQRQRARAAQKKDIISVFEDGGKVHSTQFVGYNCSEVCGVETHLVGTFDGENESYLIFAQSPFYAEMGGQVGDTGVAEIGGQRIEILDTITDQAGHVLHKAAKSDSYNQLIGQPATLTVDLERRRQIQRNHSATHLLDWALREQLGAHIRQAGSLVSPGHLRFDFSHFEALSPEKLQAIEDMINARIIANDTVNWYEIPLEDKPEDVVSVFGEKYGAIVRVVDIGGYSKELCGGTHVRATGELGLFKITSESAISAGTRRIEAVSGSSAVELASQNFSRLHSISRKLSCRPDELEERLQTLLDQRTELEKKLRNMEQKQAAAQGGDLLSQAVDKDGIKWIAASVKVANPNDMRGLAVDMLKKLGEGVVVLGGDFGGKVTVLATCSPEAIKQGHKAGDIVRDLTAALGGKGGGKPDFAMGGGKDADKLDEALKALLK; encoded by the coding sequence ATGACCTCCGCTGAACTTCGTCAGAGCTTTCTGGACTTCTTCGCCTCGAAGGAGCACACGGTCGTGCCCTCGGCTCCGTTGATGCCGAGCTCGCCCAACCTGCTCTTCACCAACGCGGGGATGAACCAGTTCGTCCCGTACTTTCTGGGCGAGCAAAAGGCCCCCTACCACCGTGCCTGCGACACGCAGAAGTGTATCCGCGCCGGGGGCAAGCACAACGACCTGGAGGATGTCGGCTTTGACACGTACCACCACACGTTCTTCGAGATGCTCGGGAACTGGTCGTTCGGGGACTACTTCAAGCGCGAGGCGATCGAGTGGGCCTGGGAGCTGCTGACCTATGTCTGGGGCCTGCCCAAGGAGCGCCTCTACGCCACCGTGTACCGCCCTGACGATGGCGACCCGGCGGAGTTTGACCAGGAAGCCTACGACATCTGGAAGGAAGTCTTCGAGGCCGATGGCATGGACCCGAAGAAGCACATCCGCACCGGCGGCAAGAAGGACAACTTCTGGATGATGGGCGACACCGGCCCCTGTGGCCCGTGCTCGGAGATCCACATCGACCTCACTCCGAAGGGCGACACCGGCGGCGAGCTTGTCAACGCCGACAGCCCGTACTGCATCGAGATCTGGAATCTCGTCTTCATGCAGTTCAACGCCGAGCCCGACGGCTCCTTCAAGTCCCTCTCCGCCACCCACGTGGACACCGGGATGGGCTTTGAGCGCGTGGCAGGGATCTTCGCCACCACTGACGGCTTTAAGGATTTCACCAAGCCTCCGAGCAACTACGACAGCGACCTGTTCGGCGATCTGTTTCACCACATCTCCAACGCCTCGGGGCGCACCTACACCGCTACCGTCCCGGCCAACCGCGACGACCTCTCAGCGCAGGAAATGACGGACGTCATCTTCCGCGTACTGGGTGACCACATTCGCACCCTCTCCTTTTCCATCGCCGACGGCATCCTGCCCGGCAACGAAGGCCGCAACTACGTGCTGCGCCGCATCCTGCGCCGCGCCGTCATGTTCGGCAAGCGCATCAACCTGCCGAAGGGCTTCTTCGCCAACCTGGTGCAGCCGCTGGTCACGAAGATGTCCCCCTTCTTCCCTGAGCTGGAGGAGCAGCAGGAAGTGATCCTTAAGGTCATCCGTCAGGAGGAGCAGGCCTTTGAGCGCACGCTCGACCGCGGGCTCCAACTCTTTGACAAGTTCACCCTCGACGGCACCGGCATCACCGGCGAGCAGGCCTTTATCCTCTACGACACGTATGGATTCCCGCTGGACCTGACGCAGATCATCGCCCGCGAGCGCGGGCTCGACGTGGACTGCGCGGGCTTCGAGTCGCAGATGGAGCAGCAGCGCCAGCGCGCGCGCGCCGCCCAGAAGAAGGACATCATCTCGGTCTTTGAGGATGGCGGAAAGGTCCACTCCACGCAGTTCGTCGGCTACAACTGCAGCGAAGTATGCGGCGTCGAGACACACCTCGTCGGCACCTTTGACGGAGAAAACGAGAGCTACCTGATTTTCGCACAGTCACCCTTTTACGCAGAAATGGGCGGCCAGGTCGGGGACACCGGCGTGGCTGAGATCGGCGGCCAGCGTATCGAAATCCTGGATACAATCACCGACCAGGCCGGGCATGTCCTCCACAAGGCAGCGAAGTCCGACAGCTACAACCAGCTCATCGGGCAGCCCGCCACCCTGACGGTCGACCTGGAGCGTCGCCGACAGATCCAGCGTAACCACTCCGCCACCCACCTGCTGGACTGGGCCCTGCGCGAGCAGCTCGGCGCTCACATCCGCCAGGCCGGATCGCTCGTCTCGCCGGGCCACCTGCGCTTTGATTTCAGCCACTTCGAGGCGCTCAGCCCCGAGAAGCTGCAAGCGATCGAGGACATGATCAACGCCAGGATCATCGCCAACGACACCGTCAACTGGTACGAGATCCCGCTGGAGGACAAGCCCGAGGACGTCGTCTCGGTCTTCGGCGAGAAGTACGGCGCCATCGTCCGCGTGGTCGATATCGGCGGCTACTCCAAGGAGCTTTGCGGCGGCACCCACGTGCGCGCGACCGGCGAGCTGGGGCTGTTTAAGATCACCTCCGAGTCGGCCATCTCTGCAGGCACACGCCGTATCGAGGCCGTAAGCGGAAGCAGTGCGGTCGAGCTGGCCTCACAGAACTTCAGCCGCCTGCACAGTATTTCCCGCAAGCTCTCCTGCCGTCCCGACGAGCTTGAGGAGCGCCTGCAAACCTTGCTCGATCAACGGACCGAGCTGGAGAAAAAGCTCCGCAACATGGAGCAGAAACAGGCCGCTGCACAGGGCGGAGACCTGCTCTCCCAGGCGGTCGACAAGGACGGCATCAAGTGGATCGCCGCCTCCGTCAAGGTCGCCAACCCGAACGACATGCGCGGGCTCGCCGTGGACATGCTGAAGAAGCTCGGCGAGGGCGTGGTCGTGCTCGGCGGGGACTTCGGCGGCAAGGTCACAGTGCTGGCCACCTGCTCCCCCGAGGCCATCAAGCAGGGCCACAAGGCTGGCGACATCGTCCGCGATCTGACAGCCGCACTCGGCGGCAAGGGCGGCGGCAAGCCGGACTTCGCGATGGGTGGCGGCAAGGATGCTGACAAACTCGACGAAGCCCTCAAGGCCCTGTTGAAGTAG